The Balneola vulgaris DSM 17893 DNA window AAGAAAACCACCACCGACATTGGCAATGAAGGTGAAGAACTCGCATGCGCATATTTAGAATCTAAGGGTTGGAGAATCCTAGAAAGAAACTATTTCTTCGAAAAATCGGAGGTCGATATTGTAGCTTATGATGATACCGCCATCGTTTTTATTGAGGTCAAAATGAGATCCAGCGATAAATTCGGTAAGCCAGAAGAATTCGTGAGCGAAGTGAAAGTAGAGCATGTTTTTAAAGCGGCTGAAGCCTGGATGTATGAACGGAAAATGGAAGGCTCTCCTATGCGATTCGACGTAATCGGTATCTTAAATGAAAAAGGAAAAGCTCCTGCCTTTAATCATATTGAAGACGCATTTCGATAACACATACCATGAGTACCCAGCTTAGCCCTACAGAATATATTCGCAGCTTCATTGGTATGTTTGTATTCATGCTTTTATTAGCAATTGCTGCGGTTCTTATCATCATCCTTACTCTTCTAAGCTTTGGGAAAGCTACCGATTGGATTGTTCGCACTTTTCCCGCTTACCTTGGCCGACCTGTTTTATTCATACTCGGTATAAAATTCACAAAAGTTGATCTCCGTCCGAAGGATTTAGGTCCGGCAGTGTATATTTTTAATCACAGTTCAACTTTAGACATTCCCGCTTTTCTATCCCTCGCTCTCGAGCGTTTTAGAATTATTGTTAAATGGGAATTACAGTACATCCCTTTCTTCTTCATCATTGGCCGGCTTACTGGACAAGTGTTCATTAAACGAAGCAATCGTGAACACGCTGTTGCTACCCTCAAAAAAACCTATGATCGACTTAAGAATAACAACCTCAGTGTGATTATTGCTCCAGAAGGTTCACGAAAGCATGAGGGACGCATAGGCCCATTCAAAAAAGGAGCTTTTAGAATGGCTATGGACTTAGGCTACCCTATTGTACCTATCTACTTCGATGGTAATGATGAACTAAGCAAAGGAGCTTCTCTTATGTCGAAAAAGGGAGAGATTATAGCCACCATTCATCCTCCTATTGCTACAGTATCGTGGTCGCCTGATAACTTAGAAGATCACATCGCTGAAGTTAGAAAGCTCTATTTAGATTGGGCGGGTGTAAATACACAGTGATATACTTCTTACCGCTAGCTATAGGCTAATATTGATTGACGAATTGGTTTTAAATTCATCAATATTTATTATAAATCAACTTTTTGAGCCTAACTATTACCTTTGTGAAATCCCTGTATTCAATCATTCTTGTTTTAGCACTCTGTTTATTTTCATGTTCAAAACCTCAAACATTTGAAAGTGAACAGCTATCTTTTATCAATCAATTTGGTGGTGAAGGAAGTTATGAGAGCCTGATTGGAAGAGCACGAAGTATTGAACAAAACTTAAAGGGTGAAATTATTATACCTGATGCGGCTAACGCCAATATTAAAATTTATGATTCATCAGGTAATTATTTGCGTTCATATGGAAGAAAAGGAAGAGGACCCGGTGAGTTTTCTGGTGGTTTTTTTATAGACACTAGAAACGATACTATATTAACCTATGACGTTTCAAATTATACACTAAACTTTCATTCTGATGAAGGAGAGTTCATATCCACCTATCCCGTTGACTATTACTTCAGAGGACCAACTTTGTTTTTAAATGGGAATAAATTAATTACAGGAATAAAGACTAAAGCATTTACTACCGACTTATCAAAAGAAAAACTCTTCCATGTGCTCGACTTTGAAGGTAATGTAATTCATCAATTTGGAGAATTTCCAGTGATTGAAGATGAAGCCACAGCTTTTGTATATCGCAATTATTATGAAGTCATTGACAATAAACTCCATGTCCTTTTTGCATTCCTACCTATTTATCAGATTTATGACTTGAATGATTATTCGCTGATAAAATCTATTGACCTTACAGAATTTGAGACCTTTCAAAAATCCTTTAGTGATTCCGATGTATCTCTAACACGAGAGGAAATTGTTAGCAATAAAAAGCCCCTCATTAGTTTTGCTGGAATGTTAAGCATTACTGACAATCATGTGTTCTTTTTTACCGACGCCGAAAAAAATGATGCTTTAGTTATTCGAAGATTCAAGATCAAAGATGACAGTCTATCATTTGTTAAACGTATTGAAATCCCGACTGATGGCGACATATTAGGCATTACTGACCTCAATTATGATGCTACAAATAATATATTAAACGCTCTAGTGGCCAGTAAATCTTCTGGTTTTGTTGTAAATCAGTACAAACTTAAATAAGTAAATTTTTTACAGAAATTTCTATTTGGGCACCAAATACTGAAGACTAAAATATTGGTTTTCATCGGTCCAAACTTTCTTCACCTCAAACCATTTACTTACAAGTTGGGCAAAGCCTTCTAGCGTATATTTGTGTGAATTTTCAGTGTGAACCGACTCCCCTTCTTCAAAACTGATCGTGGTTCCATTTACTTGTACTTCATGGCTTTCTTTTGCAAAAAGATGCATTTCTATACGACCTTTATCCTCGTTCCAAATGGATTTATGTTCAAAAAGGGTTGCATCAAAATTGCTGTGAATCACAGAGTTTATATGCGAGAGTATATTTTTATTAAAAGCCGCTGTTACCCCTTTTTTATCGTTATAGGCTGCTTCTAACACCGATATATCTTTCTTCAAATCAACACCTATTAAAAAAGCGCCACCGTCTTTCACAAGATGATAAATAACCTTTAAAAACTGGTCTACTTTATCTCTTTTGAAGTTGCCAATGGTTGAGCCAGGGTAAAACACCACACGGCGTGCATTCGGACTATCATCTGGAAGCTTGAATGGCTGAGTATAGTCGATAGATAAAGGTTTTATCTCAATGTGGGGGAACTCCTGTTGTAGTTGTTCAGCTACTTTCAGTAAATAATCTCCTGATATATCCATAGGCATATAGCAGCCTATGTTACTCATGCGTTTTAATAGGATTTTAGTTTTTTCACTGCTTCCACTTCCGGGTTCTATCAACAGAATATTTTGCCCAAGTTGTGATTCAATTTCATCCACATATTTTTTAAGTATAGCTCGCTCTGTACGAGTGGGATAGTATTCTTCTAGCTCAGTAATATCATCAAAAAGCTCCGACCCTCGTTGATCGTAAAAATATTTACTTGGTAGTGTTTTAGGAGTAGAAGTCAAACCAGCAATGACTTCTTTCAACATGGTATTCTTATTTGTCAACAGTTCAATATTTAAAAGTTATTTGGCTAGGCGGATTCCACTGAACTGCCAACGTGCATCAGCATGGAAAAAATTCCGGTATGTTTTTCGGATATGAGATTTCGAAGTAGCACAAGAACCACCTCTCAATACATATTGGTTGGCCATAAATTTCCCATTGTATTCACCAAGAGCACCCGGTAAAGGTTTATATCCTGGATAGGGAGCGTAGCTACTCATGGTCCACTCCCACGCATCTCCATACATTTGTTTTAAGCCCTCTTTATTCGAAGCTGCAACGGGATGCATAAGATCATTATCCACAAAATTCCCTTCTATAGGTTGCGCTCCGCAAGCATGCTCCCACTCTTGTTCAGTAGGTAAACGCACGCCTTTCCATCGAGCAAAGGCATCTGCCTCATAATAGCTTACATGGGTAACCGGCTCATTTTTGTTGATAGGCTGCACACCTGATAAGGTAAACATGTGCCAAACCCCTTCCTTTATAAACCAATACAATGGGGCTTCCCAGCTTTCTGCCTGAACCGCGCTCCACCCTTCGTCTAACCAAAGCTCGGACCGCTTATACCCATCATCTTCCATAAACTGAAGGTATTCCCCAACAGTTACTAAGCGGTCGGCTAATTCGAAATCTTGAACAAATGTGGAGTGCTTAGGATGCTCATTGTCATAAGTAAATTCATTTCCTTCATTCCCAATTTCAACTATACCTTTAGAAAATGAAATCCAGTTTATATCGGAGGGTGTACTTCCATCCACGTTAACCGTCTTTTTATAGGTAGGCAATAACGGATTCTGAGCTAATAGATATTTTAAGTCGGTTAAGATCAGCTCTTGATGCTGCTGCTCATGATTAATTCCAATTTCAACAACTTCCGACGCTTTTTCCCAGACTGAATCATCGCATTGCTCAATAAAATTTCGAACTTGATCATCTACATATTCCCTATAAGTAAATACTTCTTTTACCGTTGGGCGCGATAGCAAGCCACGCTTGGCTCGTGTGAATGGCACTCCTGTTTGTAGATAGTATGAGTTGAAAAAATAAGCGTACTGTGGATGTAAACTTTGAAAAGAGTCATCAAATTTCTCCAAAACAAAGGTCTCGAAAAACCAACTGGTATGAGCCAAGTGCCACTTAGTGGGACTCGCACTTTCCATGGGCTGTATTACGAAATCCTCAATTTCTAAGGGGTCAACTAAATGATGACTAAATGCTCTTACTTGATTATATAATGATAACAGATGCTCTCTACTGAATCTTTTATCATTCTGTATACTTGATGCTTTTTCTAAGCTCATACCTCTTTGATAATTATTAATGATCAAAGAATGTATAAAATGAATATTAAATCAAAAATTGAATTTTCTATTTATCTCTGAAAAAGAAAATCTTCTTATTAGCGGCGTCTCTTCTACTTTTAATACTAAAATCTTTGTTTTTACAATACTGATATACAGCCGTTCGCATCGAGTTAATATTTTTTTCGCTCGTATATGAAACTTCAATTGCTTGCCCACCAGGCTTCAATTTATCAATAGCTTCTAGTAGAGGCTTAAACTTTGAGGTTCTTTTTTTGGTAGATTTTATAGTAGAGCGCTTAACGAATTTTATATCCATAACAAGAAGATTATTTAGAATAATTTATATATCAGATTATATAAGATAATAATAAAAATAATTTTTCTGAGAAATCATACACGTATTAATCGAACAATTCCTACAATAATAAAGGGGGTATCATTCCAATTATGTATCTAATAAATGATAGTTGGGCTGAGCAATTAGTGGGGCGTTAAATAATTTAACTGTGCAAACTTAGATCAAATGTGTTGCACCTCAATCGAGACTGGCGGATACAAAAAAAATCTAAGATCATAATCTGATATTTAATTGATAATTCTGTAATGATTTAAGTTATTTGATTACAATACTAAAAAACAATGGTTTAATAATGAAAAAGGTTTCGATAGTAGTTATTACTCTTCTACTAATTTCGCTGTCAAGTTATTGGTACTGGACAACTACACTGAGTTACGCACTTAGTCAAATAAAGAGTTCAATTGAACATCGCGATGTAACCACTTTCAAAGAATACGTTGATATTGAAACTTTAATATCAAGGTTCATTGATGATGTTTTGGAAGTATCATATGAATCTATTGGAGAAGAAAATAATATCGCTAAAGAATTTGGCACTGGACTGGCACAATTAATGAAACCAAGAATGACAGATTTCATAAAAGAAAGAATTATTAGGTATGTTGAAAACGGGGGTACAGGTTCGCATGAAGACGATACTCAAATAACCGAAGGTCTAAACTTGAATTATGAAGGCATATTCAATTTAGAATTTGGTCAACCATCTTACATCGAAAATGATGGGAAAATAGCTTATGTAGGTTTTGAATTTTATGACTCAGAATATGATACTACTCTATCAATAAAAACAATGTTCAGAGACTTAGGTAATCGATGGTGCCTTGTTGAAATAGCTAATACCAAAAGCATATTAGAAACTGTCAATAGATTTGAAGAAAAGAAAGATTAGTAGATGAGATTAGAAATGTATTTGTTCAAATCGACGCAAAAGCTCAGGGTTACTATATGAAACCAACTCTATTAAACGGTAGTGTTCAAGATTTTTGATAAAACTACCTTTATCATACAAAAAAAGCCATCCGAATGGATAGCTTTTGTAATGTGGGCGATGAGGGACTCGAACCCCCGACCCCCTCGGTGTAAACGAGGTGCTCTAAACCAACTGAGCTAATCGCCCCCTTGAAGGGCGACAAATATATGAACATTTCAAATCCCGACAAAGAAAATTTTTCTAATTTGTTGATTTATTGGTTAACACTGTTAACTTATAGCATCAATTAAATCCCGAATACCTATGAGCACCACTTCCTACACCCCTGTTATTGTTGATGGTATAAGAACTCCCTTCTTAAAATCTGGTACCGAGTATAATAATTTAATGGCTTACGACTTAGGCCGGTATGCCATACAAGGTTTGCTAGCCCGAAATGACATCCCTCTAGATCAGATTGATCGGGTTATAATGGGTAACGTAATCCAAGAAGTGAAAACCAGTAACATAGCTCGCGAAAGTGCTCTTGGAGCTGGCATTCCTAACTCTGTTCCCGCTTTTACTGTTTCACTTGCCTGTATCTCTTCTAACCAAGCTATCGCTAGTGGAATTGATCTTATTAAAACAGGTCAGGCTAAAATGATAATTGCAGGGGGAACCGAAACTATGTCGGATATTCCCGTTCGGTTCAAAAAGAAGTTCCGCCAGAAAGTATTAGCTGCTAGGAAATATAAATCACCTTTAGACTTCTTGAAGTTTTTTAAAGGGCTCGGAATCAAAGATTTTTTACCAGAGTTACCAGCTATCGCCGAATTTAGCACAGGTGAAACCATGGGTAAAAGTGCTGATAGAATGGCTGCTCATTTTAACATTAGTCGGCATGACCAAGATGAATATGCAATGCGTTCCCATTTGATGGCCGCTAAAGCTACCGAGCAGGGACTCCTTGATGAAGAATTATTCCCAGTTAAAGTACCTCCCAAATTTAACATCGTTGAACAGGATAATGGCTTCAGAGCCGACACTACCCTTGAAAGGCTTTCTAAGCTTAGACCCGCTTTTATAAAGCCGCATGGTACCATTACGGCAGGTAATGCTAGCTTCTTAACAGATGGGGCTTCAGCCACATTGATTATGGAAGAACAAGAAGCATTGCGATTAGGCTTGAAACCTAAAGCCTATCTACGCAGTTATGCTTTTGTTTCCCAAGACCCCAAAGATGAGCTCCTTTTAGGTCCTGCTTATGCTACTCCAAAAGTGTTGGATGACATGAATCTCACATTGAATGACATTGGTGTATTTGAAATCCATGAAGCATTTGCAGGGCAAGTATTAGCCGTACTAGCCGCACTCGATTCTACTGAATTCGCAAAAAATAAACTCGGCCGCGAAGACAAAATTGGCTTAATCCCTATGGAAAAAATTAATACTCGAGGTGGCTCATTATCGCTAGGTCACCCATTTGGGGCTACGGGCGCCCGACTCGTTACGTCAGCAGCGAATAGGCTTATCAAAGAAGATCATCAATTTGCCTTAGTAACAGCATGTGCAGCTGGTGGACAAGGTCATGCTATTATCCTAGAGAGGTATCCATCATGAGTATTTTATCTATTTCGAATATCAAAAACGTTGCCGTTATAACCTTAGATGCTCCTTCATCTAGTGTAAACACTTTGAATGAAGAACTCATGGAAGAGTTCGCAGGCCTCCTCGACCACATAGAGTCATCGGAGGATATACATGGGGCGGTATTAGTAAGTGGCAAAGATCACAACTTCATTGCGGGTGCTGATATTGAAATGTTCAAAGCACGAGAAACTGCCGAAGAAATAGAGCAACTCAGCAGAGACGGTCATACCATCTTAAATAGAATAGAATCTTTTCCTAAGCCTATAGTGGTGGGCATACATGGAAGTTGTATGGGTGGCGGTGTGGAACTCTCTCTTGCCTGCCATTACAGAATTGCGAGCAACCATTCGAAAACGGTGTTATCACTTCCTGAAGTTAAACTAGGACTACTTCCTGGTACTGGTGGCACCCAACGCTTCCCTCGACTTGTAGGGATTCAAAAATCGCTTAGCTATATGCTTACCGGTAAAAATATATTTGCCCGTTCCGCACATAAAATTGGTTTAGTAGATGAGCTGGTTCACAAAGATATTTTAGTTGATGTAGGCATTAAAGCTGTTGAGAACATTAAAGCAGGAAAGTTCACTAGAAAGCCAAAGCTTTCATTCACTGAAAAAGTGTTGGAAGGAAACCCTATTGGTCGATCTATCATTTTTTCTCAAGCTCGAAAAAAGACCCTAGCACAAACAAGAGGCAATTACCCTGCCCCACTTAAAATTATTGAAGCCGTTGAGTATGGCTTTAAACATGGTGTAGAAAAAGGTCTTCAAAACGAATCTAAATTATTCGGTGAATTAGGAGCCACCACGGAATCTAGAGCTTTAGTGGAGCTCTTTTTCGCAATGACAGGCGCAAAAAATAATCCACAGAAGGAATTAGTTCGCCCTGTTAACAACATTGGGGTATTAGGTGCAGGCCTTATGGGATCCGGCATTGCTGATGTGAGTATTAACAAAGGGAACTTTCAGGTAATTTTAAAAGACCGTGATTTAGAAGCGGCTGCCAAAGGGGAGCAAACGATTTATGATGATCTTCAGAAAAAAGTAAAGAAGAGAATCATCACTACAAGCGATCGTGATCAGACGATGAGCCGAATGGTAAGTACAGATAGTTATGAAGGATTTCATAAAACAGATTTAGTTATCGAAGCGGTTTTTGAAGACCTAAACCTAAAGCATACCATCAGCAAAGAGGTTGAGGCACATACCCACCCCGACACTATCTTTGCAAGTAACACCTCGTCATTGCCAATATCCGACATTGCAAAAGGTGCTCAAAACCCCGAGCTCGTTATAGGAATGCATTACTTTTCACCTGTTCAAAAAATGCCCTTACTGGAAATCATAAAAACGGAACATACTGCAGACTGGGTTACAGCTACTGCTTATGACGTTGGTGTTAAGCAAGGCAAAACCGTTATCGTTGTAAATGATGGCCCTGGGTTTTATACCACCCGCATCCTTGCCCCATATATGAATGAGGCGCTTTTACTACTCGAGGAAGGTGCGTCTATCCCATTCCTTGATAAGATTATGAAAGACTTCGGCTATCCAGTTGGACCGATGGCTCTTCTCGATGAAGTAGGTATAGATGTAGGGGCTCATGTTGGGGAGACCATGTCGCCCATGTTTAACGCCAGAGGTGCTAAATCGTCTACCAAAGCGGCCGAATTAAAAGAAGCGGGTTACTTAGGAAGGAAGAATAAAAAAGGCTTATACCTCTATGAAGAGGGGAAAAAGAAACAGGTTAATACCGAAA harbors:
- a CDS encoding YraN family protein produces the protein MTKKTTTDIGNEGEELACAYLESKGWRILERNYFFEKSEVDIVAYDDTAIVFIEVKMRSSDKFGKPEEFVSEVKVEHVFKAAEAWMYERKMEGSPMRFDVIGILNEKGKAPAFNHIEDAFR
- a CDS encoding acetyl-CoA C-acyltransferase: MSTTSYTPVIVDGIRTPFLKSGTEYNNLMAYDLGRYAIQGLLARNDIPLDQIDRVIMGNVIQEVKTSNIARESALGAGIPNSVPAFTVSLACISSNQAIASGIDLIKTGQAKMIIAGGTETMSDIPVRFKKKFRQKVLAARKYKSPLDFLKFFKGLGIKDFLPELPAIAEFSTGETMGKSADRMAAHFNISRHDQDEYAMRSHLMAAKATEQGLLDEELFPVKVPPKFNIVEQDNGFRADTTLERLSKLRPAFIKPHGTITAGNASFLTDGASATLIMEEQEALRLGLKPKAYLRSYAFVSQDPKDELLLGPAYATPKVLDDMNLTLNDIGVFEIHEAFAGQVLAVLAALDSTEFAKNKLGREDKIGLIPMEKINTRGGSLSLGHPFGATGARLVTSAANRLIKEDHQFALVTACAAGGQGHAIILERYPS
- the egtB gene encoding ergothioneine biosynthesis protein EgtB, producing MSLEKASSIQNDKRFSREHLLSLYNQVRAFSHHLVDPLEIEDFVIQPMESASPTKWHLAHTSWFFETFVLEKFDDSFQSLHPQYAYFFNSYYLQTGVPFTRAKRGLLSRPTVKEVFTYREYVDDQVRNFIEQCDDSVWEKASEVVEIGINHEQQHQELILTDLKYLLAQNPLLPTYKKTVNVDGSTPSDINWISFSKGIVEIGNEGNEFTYDNEHPKHSTFVQDFELADRLVTVGEYLQFMEDDGYKRSELWLDEGWSAVQAESWEAPLYWFIKEGVWHMFTLSGVQPINKNEPVTHVSYYEADAFARWKGVRLPTEQEWEHACGAQPIEGNFVDNDLMHPVAASNKEGLKQMYGDAWEWTMSSYAPYPGYKPLPGALGEYNGKFMANQYVLRGGSCATSKSHIRKTYRNFFHADARWQFSGIRLAK
- a CDS encoding 6-bladed beta-propeller, with protein sequence MSLTITFVKSLYSIILVLALCLFSCSKPQTFESEQLSFINQFGGEGSYESLIGRARSIEQNLKGEIIIPDAANANIKIYDSSGNYLRSYGRKGRGPGEFSGGFFIDTRNDTILTYDVSNYTLNFHSDEGEFISTYPVDYYFRGPTLFLNGNKLITGIKTKAFTTDLSKEKLFHVLDFEGNVIHQFGEFPVIEDEATAFVYRNYYEVIDNKLHVLFAFLPIYQIYDLNDYSLIKSIDLTEFETFQKSFSDSDVSLTREEIVSNKKPLISFAGMLSITDNHVFFFTDAEKNDALVIRRFKIKDDSLSFVKRIEIPTDGDILGITDLNYDATNNILNALVASKSSGFVVNQYKLK
- the fadJ gene encoding fatty acid oxidation complex subunit alpha FadJ gives rise to the protein MSILSISNIKNVAVITLDAPSSSVNTLNEELMEEFAGLLDHIESSEDIHGAVLVSGKDHNFIAGADIEMFKARETAEEIEQLSRDGHTILNRIESFPKPIVVGIHGSCMGGGVELSLACHYRIASNHSKTVLSLPEVKLGLLPGTGGTQRFPRLVGIQKSLSYMLTGKNIFARSAHKIGLVDELVHKDILVDVGIKAVENIKAGKFTRKPKLSFTEKVLEGNPIGRSIIFSQARKKTLAQTRGNYPAPLKIIEAVEYGFKHGVEKGLQNESKLFGELGATTESRALVELFFAMTGAKNNPQKELVRPVNNIGVLGAGLMGSGIADVSINKGNFQVILKDRDLEAAAKGEQTIYDDLQKKVKKRIITTSDRDQTMSRMVSTDSYEGFHKTDLVIEAVFEDLNLKHTISKEVEAHTHPDTIFASNTSSLPISDIAKGAQNPELVIGMHYFSPVQKMPLLEIIKTEHTADWVTATAYDVGVKQGKTVIVVNDGPGFYTTRILAPYMNEALLLLEEGASIPFLDKIMKDFGYPVGPMALLDEVGIDVGAHVGETMSPMFNARGAKSSTKAAELKEAGYLGRKNKKGLYLYEEGKKKQVNTEIYSFFGGSNRTEPDTQTAQMRMILCMVNEATYCLQENILLSAKDGDLGAILGLGFPPFTGGPFRYLDTFGIQKAVELLTQYQEEFGPRFKPSDLLLEYARSNKTFY
- the egtD gene encoding L-histidine N(alpha)-methyltransferase, yielding MLKEVIAGLTSTPKTLPSKYFYDQRGSELFDDITELEEYYPTRTERAILKKYVDEIESQLGQNILLIEPGSGSSEKTKILLKRMSNIGCYMPMDISGDYLLKVAEQLQQEFPHIEIKPLSIDYTQPFKLPDDSPNARRVVFYPGSTIGNFKRDKVDQFLKVIYHLVKDGGAFLIGVDLKKDISVLEAAYNDKKGVTAAFNKNILSHINSVIHSNFDATLFEHKSIWNEDKGRIEMHLFAKESHEVQVNGTTISFEEGESVHTENSHKYTLEGFAQLVSKWFEVKKVWTDENQYFSLQYLVPK
- a CDS encoding lysophospholipid acyltransferase family protein; translation: MSTQLSPTEYIRSFIGMFVFMLLLAIAAVLIIILTLLSFGKATDWIVRTFPAYLGRPVLFILGIKFTKVDLRPKDLGPAVYIFNHSSTLDIPAFLSLALERFRIIVKWELQYIPFFFIIGRLTGQVFIKRSNREHAVATLKKTYDRLKNNNLSVIIAPEGSRKHEGRIGPFKKGAFRMAMDLGYPIVPIYFDGNDELSKGASLMSKKGEIIATIHPPIATVSWSPDNLEDHIAEVRKLYLDWAGVNTQ